Proteins encoded in a region of the Drosophila busckii strain San Diego stock center, stock number 13000-0081.31 chromosome 2L, ASM1175060v1, whole genome shotgun sequence genome:
- the LOC108607921 gene encoding uncharacterized protein LOC108607921: MMSHQLPQTRRRLGSVSDSAPPSESSEGTASSEQREELILHADWSAHSQSSAQRSSAHGTTSLYNASDIDADTISTDTSSNTNLSEYERGQVESFFGGLGTDIFVCGALANLYEGTGNDGDWRLVFTGIPVMLHDKGNARSRSMPRLTLVLAERGSCFALWSDRVDNLSNYRIAGPSFHTMCLSTNHQQMIGFSFDSTDAARELWQHVERLVSDPENLALSVPGRKQKKQKRVKPAPLPPKSQISHPCQFHHVTSVVKEDCERYYSMQAFGPPNMQQHR, from the exons ATG ATGTCACATCAGCTGCCGCAGACACGTCGCCGGTTGGGCTCCGTTAGCGACTCGGCGCCACCCTCAGAGTCCAGCGAGGGCACCGCCTCCTCAGAGCAGCGGGAAGAGCTTATCCTGCACGCCGACTGGTCGGCCCACTCACAGTCCTCGGCGCAACGCAGCAGCGCACATGGCACCACATCGCTCTACAATGCCTCGGACATAGATGCGGACACCATTAGCACGGACACCAGCAGCAATACCAATTTGTCGGAGTACGAGCGCGGGCAGGTGGAGAGCTTCTTTGGCGGCCTGGGCACCGACATATTCGTGTGCGGCGCCTTGGCCAATTTGTATGAGGGCACTGGCAACGATGGCGACTGGCGTTTGGTCTTCACTGGCATTCCAGTCATGCTGCATGATAAGGGCAATGCGCGCTCGCGTTCCATGCCACGCCTCACCTTGGTGCTGGCGGAGCGTGGCTCTTGCTTCGCTTTGTGGTCAGATCGCGTGGATAATTTGTCCAACTATCGCATAGCGGGCCCTTCGTTTCACACCATGTGTCTGTCCACAAATCATCAGCAGATGATTGGCTTCAGCTTCGATTCAACAGACGCCGCACGCGAACTTTGGCAACATGTGGAGCGCTTGGTCAGCGATCCGGAGAATCTGGCGCTGTCCGTGCCCGGACGCaagcagaagaagcagaagcgcGTCAAgccagcgccgctgccgcccAAGTCACAAATATCGCATCCCTGTCAGTTCCATCATGTGACCAGCGTGGTGAAGGAGGATTGCGAGCGTTACTACAGCATGCAGGCATTTGGACCGCCCAATATGCAACAGCATCGTTGA
- the LOC108608465 gene encoding coiled-coil domain-containing protein 170 yields the protein MPANLRPETNGNTPEDWHVFELLCGKLSSNSSTLPIPSMPGDNHLHHHHLGLSGGLSPHHHHLLDTSCGTAGITVSEHHHGLDLTTTLRSELAALSYKKERLTSELTETRSALCSKDSEVENLRAQTARQSALIASLQGRLQSAEQREQVVQSRCDGTIQTVQREKRSSDERNKELLCKLQHLEGQLASEESHKEQSKAQFHELLRRLSVALGLEVCEGNHATPECVVSRAEELLLELQRAKAKVASTCDTLSSCENELLNLKSLANIEKQRLSAQLDGAGNHNHELEGRCRQYERDLQLQRDRLTESEINGEKLKEELRGFESRCHRLQNNLDRCQGDRLQFLRTLSNLLNVPEPCETLIKDKLRELLGENQSMQAQLHSMRDQLSCEHEKLKETQQSTECRLRSDEAQKCEMAERLDKCHAEIHTLRKDHLSLAEFLQRLAHALNWSECSAPPAVGADTNLMADSLLERAERLAAHCEHELEKGCCDHVQQHHGHHHGHHGPSKLRRERSCHDLTLKESSSVYNLQRRVRVLREQVQRRDLHLELLRRKLAIIEDGARGKCMLQGERDEAVCRAKKTAKQVDKLSAQLADARAQIAEVKAQLAEAVEYKITSLERARKIDELTTQICDLEDEKTRMLAQLNALKERLKSSCESNQNRRCRDEALINSLREDVSRLSAQLSDANQRLSHLQSFRTSVARTLHLRDLPETDLLHRLQALCSAHQEFTLLSKRYETASPVGDHPCPRYDDPVPPSAHCRPPRELSPHKHDHRHEHGHAHSHSHSHGTRHLQRQRSKSRDKRLHDACFDSDVHRAHHGCKDQLLANNSSGSCDEDFDFKSKYC from the exons ATGCCTGCGAATCTCAGGCCCGAAACCAATGGCAATACGCCAGAGGATTGGCATGTCTTTGAGCTCTTATGTGGCAAATTGTCCTCGAACTCAAGCACATTGCCAAT CCCCAGTATGCCAGGGGATAATCATCTGCATCATCATCACTTGGGACTCAGTGGTGGACTATCGCCGCATCATCACCATTTG CTGGATACATCCTGTGGCACGGCAGGCATCACAGTCAGTGAACATCATCATGGACTTGATTTGACAACCACGCTGCGCAGTGAACTGGCCGCACTGTCCTACAAAAAGGAGCGTCTAACCAGCGAG CTGACAGAGACACGCAGCGCGCTATGCAGCAAGGACTCAGAGGTGGAGAATCTGCGGGCACAGACCGCACGCCAGTCGGCTTTGATAGCCTCGCTGCAGGGACGACTGCAGTCGGCGGAGCAGCGGGAGCAGGTGGTGCAGTCGCGTTGCGATGGAACCATACAGACGGTGCAGCGGGAGAAGCGCAGCTCGGATGAGCGCAATAAGGAGCTGCTGTGCAAGCTGCAGCATCTGGAGGGGCAGCTGGCCAGCGAGGAGTCGCACAAGGAACAGTCTAAGGCGCAGTTCCATGAGCTGTTGCGACGTCTCAGCGTGGCACTTGGCCTGGAGGTGTGCGAGGGCAATCATGCCACGCCCGAGTGTGTAGTGTCGCGTGctgaggagctgctgctggagctgcagcgGGCAAAGGCCAAGGTGGCCTCCACCTGTGACACGCTGAGCAGCTGCGAGAACGAACTGCTCAATCTCAAGTCATTGGCCAACATAGAGAAGCAACGATTGAGCGCGCAGCTGGACGGCGCTGGCAATCATAACCATGAGCTGGAGGGACGTTGTCGTCAATATGAACGcgatttgcagctgcaaaggGATCGCCTCACTGAGTCCGAAATCAATGGCGAGAAGTTGAAGGAGGAGCTGCGTGGCTTTGAGTCGCGTTGCCATCGATTGCAAAATAACTTGGACCGTTGCCAGGGCGATCGTCTGCAGTTCCTGCGCACTCTAAGCAATCTGCTCAATGTGCCTGAACCCTGCGAGACGCTCATCAAGGATAAGCTGAGGGAGCTGCTGGGCGAGAATCAGTCAATGCAAGCG caacTGCACTCGATGCGCGATCAGCTGAGCTGTGAGCATGAGAAGCTCAAGGAAACGCAACAGTCCACCGAGTGTCGTCTGCGCTCCGATGAAGCGCAAAAGTGCGAGATGGCAGAGCGTCTGGATAAATGCCATGCCGAGATACACACGCTGCGCAAGGATCACTTGAGTCTGGCTGAGTTTCTGCAGCGTTTGGCGCATGCGCTCAACTGGAGTGAATGCTCAGCGCCGCCGGCTGTGGGTGCGGACACCAATTTGATGGCAGACAGCTTGCTGGAACGCGCCGAGCGGCTGGCTGCTCATTGTGAGCATGAGCTGGAGAAGGGCTGCTGTGATCACGTGCAGCAGCATCATGGTCATCATCATGGCCATCATGGGCCGAGTAAGCTGCGACGAGAGCGCTCCTGTCACGACTTGACGCTGAAggagagcagcagcgtctacAATTTGCAGCGACGTGTCCGCGTGCTGCGCGAGCAAGTGCAGCGACGGGACCTGCActtggagctgctgcgtcgcAAGCTGGCCATCATTGAGGATGGCGCTAGGGGCAAGTGCATGCTGCAGGGCGAGCGGGATGAGGCGGTGTGTCGTGCCAAGAAGACGGCCAAGCAGGTGGATAAGCTAAGCGCGCAGCTGGCGGATGCGCGTGCTCAGATTGCGGAGGTCAAGGCACAGCTGGCGGAGGCGGTGGAGTATAAGATCACATCGCTGGAGCGTGCGCGCAAAATTGATGAGCTGACCACACAAATCTGCGATCTGGAGGATGAGAAGACCAGAATGCTGGCGCAGCTGAATGCGTTAAAGGAGCGTCTAAAGTCCAGCTGTGAATCCAATCAGAATCGACGCTGTCGCGATGAGGCGCTTATCAAT TCGCTGCGTGAGGATGTCAGTCGCCTTAGCGCTCAGCTTTCGGATGCCAATCAGCGTCTGTCGCATTTGCAGTCCTTTCGCACCTCCGTGGCGCGCACTTTGCATTTGCGTGACTTACCCGAAACGGATTTGCTGCATCGCTTGCAGGCGCTTTGCTCGGCTCATCAGGAATTCACGCTGCTGTCCAAACGCTATGAGACTGCCTCGCCCGTCGGCGATCATCCGTGCCCGCGTTATGATGATCCTGTGCCGCCCTCTGCGCATTGTCGCCCGCCGCGTGAGCTTAGTCCGCATAAGCACGATCACAGGCATGAacatggccacgcccactcgcaTTCCCATTCACATGGCACACGTCATCTGCAGAGACAGCGCAGCAAGAGTCGCGACAAGCGTTTGCATGATGCTTGCTTCGACTCGGATGTGCATCGTGCTCATCATGGCTGCAAGGATCAGCTGCTGGCTAATAATTCAAGCGGCAGCTGCGACGAGGACTTTGATTTTAAGAGCAAATATTGCTAA
- the LOC108601074 gene encoding uncharacterized protein LOC108601074, translating into MEDLMDDLRKSIVNFAGSSPESTDETEDKSEEEDEDAVVIPFPLPTQKDPSICRDEFLKNLLKPYKIKTKHEHEQIMLQQTIVARPLASMTGEAMGIMKMLQEANTGRLRSTISQYSKITLTEEEKESLHRACLVQFQKAAVEFLSVRLTKQLDTFLQVWPNEIDEIPHRLFHWSVEHFLRRQKLSQLYLGVLVMEKSQHELDCTKFAVDLIEIKRLISAIREDFRNNEDLCVGALAQLKLSDYERTADWVAELDGLREAHRELQKLHESPETFDRHSELLNSNDLAEALMPIQMRYRINWMRSNVEQHEMWLDAKERVFQDELDELTEKMSTDSRSFHYVDFVYEHQIERYKNSIIEWQTRLDNDLEYAELTCNTTRNNCVKVRDDLKYYREQVDMFKRRVEEVNEQIRLEEEARATTEIRFLSNVSNKSKGKGKGKGKGKGKKK; encoded by the exons ATGGAGGATTTAATGGATGATTTGAGAAAGAGTATTGTCAACTTTGCTGGCAGCAGTCCTGAGAGCACAGATGAAACTGAAGATAAGTCCGAAGAGGAAGATGAGGATGCTGTTGTTATACCATTTCCACTACCCACACAAAAGGATCCTTCCATCTGTCGCGATGAGTTTCTGAAGAATCTGCTAAAGCCttataaaatcaaaaccaagcatgagcatgagcaaataatgttgcagcaaacaattgtgGCGAGACCCTTGGCCTCCATGACAGGTGAGGCTATGGGCATTATGAAAATGCTGCAGGAAGCCAATACAGGCAGGTTGCGTAGCACCATATCgcaatattcaaaaataacgCTGACTGAGGAGGAAAAGGAGTCACTGCATCGAGCTTGCCTGGTGCAGTTCCAAAAGGCCGCCGTTGAGTTTTTGTCGGTGCGTCTGACCAAACAGCTGGACACATTTCTACAGGTTTGGCCAAATGAAATAGATGAAATACCGCATCGTCTCTTTCATTGGTCGGTCGAGCACTTTCTACGCCGACAAAAGCTCAGTCAACTCTATTTGGGTGTGCTGGTGATGGAGAAGTCCCAGCATGAATTGGACTGCACCAAATTTGCCGTTGATCTGATAGAAATTAAGCGTTTGATATCTGCAATCAGAGAAGATTTTCGCAACAATGAAGACTTGTGTGTGGGCGCATTGGCGCAGCTAAA gCTTTCGGACTATGAGCGTACTGCAGATTGGGTAGCTGAGCTCGATGGTTTGCGTGAGGCTCATCGAGAATTGCAAAAACTGCATGAATCACCTGAAACTTTCGATAGACATTCGGAGCTTTTGAATAGCAACGACTTGGCAGAAG CTCTAATGCCCATACAAATGCGTTATCGCATTAACTGGATGCGCAGCAATGTGGAGCAGCATGAAATGTGGCTGGATGCCAAGGAGCGAGTCTTTCAGGATGAGCTCGACGAGTTGACAGAGAAAATGAGCACCGATAGTCGTTCGTTTCATTATGTGGACTTTGTTTATGAGCATCAAATTGAGCGCTATAAAAACTCCATTATCGAATGGCAGACGCGTCTGGACAACGATCTGGAGTATGCCGAGCTGACTTGCAACACTACGCGCAATAATTGTGTCAAGGTTAGAGATGATCTCAAATACTATAGAGAGCAGGTGGATATGTTTAAGCGTCGCGTCGAAGAGGTCAACGAGCAAATTCGCCTAGAGGAAGAGGCCAGAGCAACGACAGAAATTCGCTTCCTCTCGAATGTTTCCAACAAGAGTaagggcaaaggcaaaggcaagggTAAGGGCAAGGGCAAAAAGAAGTAA
- the LOC108607920 gene encoding probable cytochrome P450 310a1, with product MWLLLPILVYSLVFLYVRHVYSYWKRKGFPSERVALSWRFLSQAYRREFRHVDAICEAYQTGRERLLGIYCFFRPVLLVRNVELACNILQQGNAHFSEGKWDYVKGYRRFNLLEKLAPMFSTQRLTHMLQHVQHVGEHMLQHLQQLETQGSVELELQQLLRVYAANVMGNLVYGLDVNNFEQSDHLLNSYANNLTSHGCLQSFTLRKLHKKSTLTYRLLDIIQQNVLQREERGIIRKDMLQLLVKLRNGNDLSSDKWQVEHAIEEDKLLCLKRLAQVAEDLLKSALNSIASTITLTLYEIAQQPLIVEKLQTELAEFQADKLQLSLPHLQQLKYMDMCLKETLRKYPPLPIIERICRKSYTLPNSKFTIGEGKTLMVPVLAIQRDEQHFADPLSYKPLRFLHGKPKAAAAATAFVGFGIGGAQCVAHSFASMIIKVALIKLLQQYDLELCCAQSVQVSQLPAPYISSKEGLRVKLKARK from the exons atgtggctgctgctgccgattCTAGTCTACTCGCTGGTCTTTCTGTATGTGCGACATGTCTACAGCTATTGGAAGCGCAAGGGCTTTCCCAGCGAGCGCGTCGCACTCAGCTGGCGTTTTCTCAGCCAGGCCTATCGCCGTGAATTCCGACACGTGGACGCCATATGCGAGGCTTATCAGACGGGCCGCGAGCGTCTGCTCGGCATCTATTGCTTCTTTCGTCCGGTGCTGCTGGTGCGCAATGTTGAGCTGgcctgcaacattttgcagcaGGGCAACGCGCACTTTAGCGAGGGCAAGTGGGACTATGTCAAGGGCTACAGGCGCTTCAATCTGCTGGAGAAACTGGCGCCCATGTTTAGCACACAGCGCTTGACGCACATGCTCCAGCATGTGCAGCATGTGGGCGAGCATatgttgcagcatttgcagcagctaGAGACCCAAGGCAGCGTCGAGCtggaactgcagcagctgctcagaGT CTATGCAGCGAATGTTATGGGCAATCTAGTCTATGGCCTGGATGTCAACAATTTTGAGCAAAGCGATCATTTGCTCAATAGCTATGCCAACAATTTGACTAGTCATGGCTGCCTGCAGTCCTT CACTTTGCGCAAGCTGCACAAAAAGTCAACGCTTACTTATCGACTGCTGGACATCATACAGCAAAATGTTTTGCAGCGCGAGGAACGCGGCATTATACGCAAGgacatgctgcagctgctggtgaaGTTACGCAACGGCAACGATCTCAGCAGCGACAAGTGGCAAGTGGAACATGCGATTG AGGAAGACAAATTGCTGTGCCTGAAGCGCTTGGCGCAAGTTGCCGAGGATTTGTTGAAGTCCGCCTTGAATAGCATTGCCTCGACTATAACGCTGACGCTCTATGAAATAGCTCAGCAGCCTTTGATTGTGGAGAAACTGCAGACTGAGTTGGCGGAATTTCAAGCggacaagctgcagctgagcttgccacacttgcagcagctcaagtacATGGACATGTGTTTGAAAG AAACTCTGCGCAAATATCCGCCTTTGCCCATCATTGAACGCATTTGCCGAAAGAGCTACACGCTGCCAAATTCAAAGTTCACCATAGGCGAGGGCAAGACGCTGATGGTGCCAGTGCTGGCCATACAGCGTGATGAGCAGCATTTCGCGGATCCGCTCAGCTATAAGCCATTGCGTTTTCTGCATGGCAAGCCaaaggcagcggcggcggccacggcctttgttggctttggcattggcGGCGCTCAATGCGTGG CGCACAGTTTCGCCAGCATGATAATCAAAGTGGCGCTgattaagctgctgcagcaatacGATTTGGAATTGTGTTGCGCGCAGTCCGTGCAGGTGTCGCAGCTGCCAGCGCCGTATATAAGCAGCAAGGAGGGACTGCgagttaaattaaaagcgcgcaaataa